In Castanea sativa cultivar Marrone di Chiusa Pesio chromosome 6, ASM4071231v1, a single window of DNA contains:
- the LOC142641295 gene encoding UDP-N-acetylglucosamine diphosphorylase 1-like — METSYRVAKAPDGNGGVYSALKSSWLLEDMATRGIKYVDCYGVDNVLVRVADPTFLGYFIGKGVASAAKVVRKGMGGWM, encoded by the exons ATGGAGACTTCATACaga GTAGCTAAGGCTCCAGATGGGAATGGAGGAGTATATTCAG CTCTAAAGTCTTCATGGTTATTAGAAGATATGGCCACGAGAGGTATTAAATATGTGGATTGTTATGGTGTTGACAATGTACTG GTCCGCGTAGCTGATCCAACTTTCTTGGGATATTTCATTGGTAAAGGTGTAGCTTCTGCTGCAAAAGTTGTCCGTAAG GGAATGGGAGGATGGATGTAA